Part of the Vibrio penaeicida genome is shown below.
ATAGCAGGCAAATAAGCCCGGTTGAAGCCGAAAATTAGCTGGCATTCGACGTAATCATTAACTTGATGCCGAAGTAACCAAACAGCGAACCTGCTGCGCGTTTTGTCCAGCGGATAATGGTTTCGCTTTGCTGTACTTTTTTGCTGACTTTTGCTGAGCTCCAAGAAAGGAACAGCAACCAGAACATGCCGTTAACGTTAAATACAACACCAAGTATCAAAAAGGCTAGTGCTTTGCTGTCACTTTCCGCAGAAATAAACTGAGGAACAAAAGCGAGGAAAAACAGCGCCACCTTAGGGTTAAGAACGTTGGTAAGAAAGCCTTGTAGAAAAATATTCTTTAAAGGGGCTTTATTCAGTTTTGCTGGTGCGTCTGAGTTGGAATTAGAAGGCTTAGAAAACAGCAGCATTGCCGCCATATAAAGAAGATATAAACCACCTATAATTTTGACGACCGTAAACGCCATAGCCGAGGTGGCTAAAACAGCGGATAGACCAAATGCCGCTGCAAAAATGTGAAACAAAGTACCCGCGCCAATACCTGCCCCAGCCACAACTCCTGCCTTCATTCCTTGTGTGGCACTTCTCCCCATCACATACAAAGAGTCGGGGCCAGGAATCAAATTAAGCGCAATTCCTGAAACAACAAACAGCCAAAAGTTTTCAATACCGAACATTCAAATTCCTTTTTCGAGGTGGGTAAGAAAGGATTGTACTCTTCTAAAAGTAAATTGAATATTATCAAAAAGTATATTCGAAAGAATACGTTATGAGTCATGCACATAAGTGCGAATGGGGTCGAGATAAAGGAGTTAAGTAGTGGATAACAAACTTAAAAAAATGAAGTCAGTCGAAGTAATAATGAAAACCTGACGTCCAATTAGCACAGCTGATGGAGATCAAGGTAGCGAGACGGGAACACTCTATAGTGGCGAGTCACTGAGTGTCATTCTCTAAAAAAGGTTAAACCAATGAAATTTATACTGTATTTTTTCGTTCTGGTCCTCGCTGCTGCAATCGGCTTCGTCGTTCATGTTATCGAAGCTGAATGGCTTAGAGCTTGGATATCTCAGCAAATGACAGGGAAATCGGTGATGCCGAGTTGGGATGTCCGATATGTCGCAATGGCTTTGGCGATAGAGTCTTCCATTGGTGTCTTTATTGTATACCTGCTATTACGCCAAAAAATCGGTAACTGCAGTTTATTGATACAAGTAGGTGCGCTCAGCGGCATTATTCTAGCGATGAAATCGATGTTAATCCGCCAGCCTGTAATGGATTTTATTATCGGGAACCCAATTCACGTTGTTGCTGCCCAGAATTTGTTGAAATGGATGACCCCAATTCTCATGTCCACAATCATTGTTGTCGGTTACTTTTTGATAGAGAGATTTTTTGTAAATAGCGGGCTGCGTATAAGAAAGTGAGAGATGCCGAAAACAGCAAGCGACATAGCCCACCCACAACAAAAAACGTTTATCGAGTAAGGCGGACCCAAGCGACGACAGAACGATTTCCTTCGCACACTTCTCTATCATGAAATGCTAAGTTTCCGTTTGTAGTAAACGCCGTTAATACCAGTGAGAACTTTCTATTTGCAACGGCTTCATTTGGACTTTTTACTCGATAAAGGTTTGATCCACAGCCATTTCTTACTGAAGAGTTAAACTCAAAAACCGTCGCATCGCTATCAAGCTGATATACGTAATTCACGTTACTTTTATGAATATCTTTAGCTGCAAAGCTAAAACCAGAAACAGAAAGCAATAAAGCGGACGTAATCAGAATTTTAAAAGGTTTCATTTCAATCTCCATGTTTAAACAAGAAATAAGCAACTCACACCATATCAAATAAAGGTTTTATTTTTCAAAAAGTTAAGACCACAATTTGTGATAAGAGTCTAATATATAAATCATTTTTACAATCCGAGCTGATTAAAATGCATGGAAAGAAACACCCTCTTTCTTTAAAAATCACCTAACCTATCAATCTGCAATTCAAAATGCAGAATAAAGAAGCACTTCCCCAAACATACGCACTCTAGACACCCAATCATATTTAAAATCAGTACGTTAATGAGTGGCACAAATAGTGCTTTATTGGGCTATCAGTGTTTAGAGTATTAAAAAGGAAAGCTTGATGGCTAAAGTATCGGTGATTATTCCCACTTATAACTGCATTGCTTATCTACCCAAAGCAATTAACAGTGTTTTGGACCAAACTTTTGACGACTATGAAGTGATCGTCATCAATGACAACAGCACTGATGACACCAGCACCTATTTAAATCAAATCACTGATACAAGGTTAAAAGTTCTGACAACGAAAGGCGTTGGAGCGTCTGAGGCTCGAAATATAGGGATACGAGAAACGAATGGGGAATTTGTCGCTTTCTTAGATGCCGATGATTTTTGGCACCCAGAAAAGCTAGAGAAACAGCTGAATCTTCACGCCAATTACCCCAACCTAGCCATGAGCTTTACAAACTACGATCACCTAGATGAACAATACCAACTCATTATCGACTGCTTTGGGTATTGGAATCAGTTTCAGGTGACCGAGCAGGATCTTTGCCTAAGCAAACCGCTAGAATGCGTTATCGAAAACAACATCGTCGGCACATCTACCGTTATGGTAAAGCGTGTGGTTCTGGAACAGTTAGGCATGTTTGATGCGCAAACCACTTATGCTGAAGATTGGGAGCTTTGGCTAAGAATATGTGACCAGCATGACGTGGGTGTCGTAAATTCCGTTTTAACGGGATACCTGATGCGCAATGGCTCAGCAACCCAAACAGATAGCCGTCGATTAGATAACCTAAAAAGTGTCGAATCCATTATTAAGAAATATCAAAGCGCCCGTGATTTAGAACGCGTAGGTTATGCCTCTTTTAACAAAGCCAACGCAAGAGTTCTTGAAGGGTACGCGGATTACTATCGGGGGCTAAAGCAATTTTCCACAGCCATCTTATTCGATCTACGAGCGCTGAAATTGGACCCTCAAATCAGAAGATTTCGAAGCTTGTTGGGGGATTGCAAGAAACTCACGCGCTTGATTATTCAGTAACACCTGAATTCAGTTTACATTGTAAATTCTTGGCTATGCGTCTCTCGGCGGTGCTTCCTCGTACTGCGGTACGCCATCGGCAATCAATTCCCACGTCGATTTGGAACCCACATAAATATGCCGACTGAGCGAAATTTCTGGGTCGCCATTGATGCAGCCCAAAGTAACGCCATGTACTTCGCCGTTGAATACACCGGTCAGCGTCGAGCCGCATTTTGAACAAAACTGCAGCCCGAATCCGTGTTCGCCAACATAAGATGTCAATTTATCTTCACCAGACAACCATTCAAATTCGCCTTCTTTCACCAGCGCATACGCTGAAGCCTGAGCACTAAATGCTTTTCGGCATCGAGAACAATGACAAGATCGAGCATCGTGAAGCGTTCCATTGATCTTGTATTTTATGTCACCGCAAAAGCACTCACCTGTCATCGACATGACGTATCCTTATGTCTATGGTTTGAAAACTAGATTACACCGAATAAAAGTTCATTTCTTACTCCCGAACCAGTTCTGGGATTTTTTTGTACAGAAAATTCAATTGCACATAAAGGTATTTTATATTTTCATTTGCTACGAAGTGGTTTCTTGCTTCATATCAGTCTATGTGGATTTACCCAAGCATACTGAACGCTTCTAACGTCTTTTCTCGTGCTGCCTTAAATCCGTGGCATAATCCGATGAAACTAAAGGAATAGTGTCTTTTCCTTTGCAACGTTACGTCTTATAGGAATCCAAAATGAAGCTTGTGCAGTTAAGTCCGATTCAGTTTGAACACATCTTAGTTGGTGAGCCGACTTTTTCTCATATGGACGATGCGATTCCGCCTAATCACGTGTTAATACGAGCATGGGAGCAATATCAAAACGCTGTAGATGTTATGTGGGCGTTACCCTATTTCATTGAAGTCGAAGGAGAAGTAGTGGGTAGCTGCGGTTTTAAATACGCCCCGAAAGATGATGGCGTAGAAATAGGTTATAACGTTGCCCCTCGTGCTCAAGGAATGGGGATTGCGACATCTGCTGTAAAAGCACTCAACAAAATTGCCTTTCATTCCGGCATCATCAATCATACCAAGGCGCTGATATCAAAAGATAATATGGCATCTTTAAACGTCATTAAAAAGAATGGCTTTGTTTACAAAGGGATAGTTGTGGACAGTGATGGTGAGCAATTGGAATATTGGGAATTAAGCCAACCCCTGTACTCAGTGATTAACAATGGTGACACTTAACGGAAAATCAGGAGTGATTAGATGAAGATCATTTATTTTGCGACGGGTATCGGCATTTCTTGGGTGGGGATCGAAATCATCTCATCAGGAAACTCTGTTGTTCCCGGTTGGATACTATTACTTGTCGGTGTACTAACCGTTGTTTACTCCTTTTTTGCCTCTGAAAATCGCCCCGCTAACCGAGGCGGCAGTGATGGCTCAGGTTCTGGTCCGCATCATTATTATGACAGTAGTAATGATAGCGGCGGAGATGGTGGCGGTGGTGGCGGTGACTAGCTACGTCAATATGGCTTTAGGCAGCAAATAGTGTATAGGAGCATGTATGACAGAAACTTCAAATCAGAAAAATCGAATATTCGCACTGGTGTTAGGGATGTTTCTCGGTGTCCTAGGGGCAGACCGGTTTTATCTTGGTAAAAAGAAATCAGCCATATTGAAAATGGTCACGCTTGGTGGGCTGGGTTTGTGGTGGTTTATTGATAATGCGATGTTAATGATTGACGCCTTTTTATATACCCTTGGTAAAGACACTGGAATGGTAAAGGATGCATCCGGAAACCATCTTAAATATGGTTTATCTCTCTATCGCTATAAAAATGGTCAGTTTGAGAGAGATTGGTGTTGATCCAATTCATCTTCATTCATCGTATTGGTACGCACATCGTCTTTTAATGTGCTCTTGTTTTCCTTAGCCATTTACAATTATTGAAAATACTGACGCACCCAACCGAGAACCTACATGCCGCCAAAAGAACGAAATCTGCCATCCCAACGTATTTCTAGGTTTGGCAAATTCGCATCACTCGCCGCACGTGTTGCCGGTAACGTCTTAGCGTAAGGCTCTATACAATTGGCTAAATTGGCACTTGCCAGCTATTCCTTCAGTTGACAAGTGCGCGGTAGGGGCAGCTTAGAATAAATCTAAATGCAGTTTTTCCTCTGCAACTAACTTATTGTACAAATTAGCCTCAGAAGATGAACTCTCAGACGTCTGTAATGCATTAAACATCGGTTCAATTTGGCTGGCTAGATTCTGCTTTCTCCCACATACATACACGTTCGCTCCCTGATAAATAAGATTCTGAACAAGATCTCCCTGCTCTTTCACGGAATCCTGCACGTAACGCTTACTTTCTTGGTCGCGAGAAAATGCCACAAAGCAGTTTTGCAGAACACCTGTTTTCAACCAATGCGCGATTTCATCGCGATAGACATAGTCTTCGCCTTCGTGCTTTTCGCCATAAAACAGGATGCAAGGTGCTAACGCTTTTTGCTGTGCTCTGGATTGCAGATACCCAATAAAGGGGGCGATACCAGCACCCGTTGCAATAAGAATGCTAGGGGCATTGAAGTCAAAGTGAAAATGCGGGTTAGAACGTACAAAGATTGGAACACTATCCCCAACGTTTAGCGATTGCAGATACGCCGTCGAACACCCCGGTGTCGGCTCTGCATTTTCTGGATCGCTCCACACTTCTCGTACGCATAATTCCAAAGCATCAGCATCGGCAAGTTGGCTAGATGCAATGGAGTAAGTGCGAGGCTCCACGCTGTTCAGAAGCTCAGAAAAGTCCATTATCGACATGGTTTGGGGAGGGTAAAAGTCCCGTAATAAATCGATAAATTGGTGCCTTTTAACGTATTCCATCAACGCGACTTTATTACGATTTTTCAGTAACGCTTTTAAGTCGCTATTTGGGAAACGCTGAGTAACTTTGCGAATAGCCGATTTACTGATCCGAGCAATTTCCTTGTCTTTCAAACAAGTCTCTACCTCACCGACTGGCAGACTAAAGAAATCCGCATAAGGCATAAGAAGCGATTCCGTATTGCTCAGCATCAAATGAACAATATCGCCCGGTTGATAACGAATACCGCTGCCTTCTATCGATAAATGAATTCGGTATAAGCTAGGAAAAGTACCCGAGATTTGAGATGCAGAAATCAAGCTGGCTGGATAAGCAGCATGTTCACCATAAGACGTGACCGAAATATCGAGATCTTTCCCTGCTTGTAAATCATTGTTCAGTAGCACAGCTTTCAGCGTTGATTTCCACATTTCAAACAGTGCTGGGTAATTGAGGTCGGAATCGACTCGGTTGATCAGTTTTTCTGCTCCGCGTGTCGACAATGCATCATCCAAGTTTTTACTGAACCCACAAAAATTGGAATAAGCGGTATCACCGAGCCCAAAAACACCGTAAGAAAACGATAAGGATGCTGTATTTTCTTGAAATATCTGCCAAAAATTTTCGGCGTTACTTGGGGGTTCACCGTCGCCAAACGAGCTGGAAATAAAGGCGACAAAGGAATCTGTTGTAAGGTTGGACGGTTCGAATTCATCCAGCTCTTGAAGAGTTATATCAAAGCGCTGCGTCAGTTCGCTATCGGAAAAGAGCTGGGCTGCCAGCTCTTGTGCATTTCCGGAAACAGAACCATACACAACATAAACGTTCTGAATGGCTGGCTGCATACATTTATGCCTCGTCGTAGTATTCGTCGTAGACTTCCTTAGAAAATTCAACGGCATCAAAATCCGCCATAAGGTCGTTAATTACACGCCTAACACTGATGTATTCGGTGATCTCTCCTTTCTCATCAAATACTGGCTGTACCGACGTATCCACCACGTAAATACCGCCGCCTTTGCCTTTGTTCGGCACAATGCCTGTCCAGATTTTTCCTGATTTAATCGTATCCCACATGTCTTTGTACACGGCTTTCGACACTTGCTCTACGCGTACAATACTGTGTGGTTGACCAATCAACTCATGTTCTTCGTAACCTGTTAACTCGCAAAAAAGAGAATTTACATAGGTAATATTACCTTCTAGATCCGTTTTGGAGATAACCATTGCGTTATGAACTGCGGTCATAATTTGGTCATTTAGGGTTACTTGACTCATGTGTTAAACCTCTTTTTGATAATGGTTATCATTAAGACTAATATAAGTTGTATTTTAAATGCAACTTATATTTTCATATTAATTCAATCAGTATAACGTGCTGATTTTTATTGCTTTAAAATTGAAAATGTCGCAGCAAGATCACTTGTTTGAGATTGCTTTTTACGCTCAAGGCTGGCTGTACCCAAGTAACCTAGAGATGCTTGGGTATTTTTGGGCGATATCAAGAAACACTTGTAAGGGCTCCACAGACACGACTTGATACCCAAGGCGAGACAGTGCTGCTGAGTTTTGCCCCACGCCAGACCCCACATCCAATACTCTGCTTAATATCCGTGGTAAGAAAGGGATAAACTCTTGGTTAACCTCTTCAAATTTGAGATTCAGGCTCGCCTGCGCAAACGCGTCGACGCCTTGTTCGTATCCTTGTGTACCTTTAACTGTATTCAAAAAAATTCAACCTCATACCATTGCATCATTAGTGCCTTTTTCACCGTCCTAAAACTCTGGCTTAATTACTTTGCCGCACCAAATACCTGTGTCCAATAATAACGATATTTGGCATCGCTGTTTTCAACCATGGCAGCACCTACTTCCTTAAACCCAGCTCGCATGATGTTTTCGCAGTGCCCTTTACTCGACATCCACCCTGCCATTACATCATGAATATTGGTTCGCCCTGCTGAAATATTTTCACCGACGTAATTTCCGGCATAGCCTACATCTTTGGCTCGATCTGCTGGTTTCTTGCCATCCAATCCATCGTGGTCAAAAAAATTGTAATTTGCCATATTAGACGAGTGCACATGTGCCGCTTCGGTCAGTTGTGTGTTCCAGGTAAGAGGTGCTACGGCTGGCATGCTCCTGCCCCCGCACACCTGAGAAGAAGCCCGATACTCATTGATTACTTCAAGCATTTCTTTGGCAAAGGCTTCTTGCTCTATGGGTGGCTTT
Proteins encoded:
- a CDS encoding LysE family translocator, yielding MFGIENFWLFVVSGIALNLIPGPDSLYVMGRSATQGMKAGVVAGAGIGAGTLFHIFAAAFGLSAVLATSAMAFTVVKIIGGLYLLYMAAMLLFSKPSNSNSDAPAKLNKAPLKNIFLQGFLTNVLNPKVALFFLAFVPQFISAESDSKALAFLILGVVFNVNGMFWLLFLSWSSAKVSKKVQQSETIIRWTKRAAGSLFGYFGIKLMITSNAS
- a CDS encoding glycosyltransferase family 2 protein, whose protein sequence is MAKVSVIIPTYNCIAYLPKAINSVLDQTFDDYEVIVINDNSTDDTSTYLNQITDTRLKVLTTKGVGASEARNIGIRETNGEFVAFLDADDFWHPEKLEKQLNLHANYPNLAMSFTNYDHLDEQYQLIIDCFGYWNQFQVTEQDLCLSKPLECVIENNIVGTSTVMVKRVVLEQLGMFDAQTTYAEDWELWLRICDQHDVGVVNSVLTGYLMRNGSATQTDSRRLDNLKSVESIIKKYQSARDLERVGYASFNKANARVLEGYADYYRGLKQFSTAILFDLRALKLDPQIRRFRSLLGDCKKLTRLIIQ
- a CDS encoding GFA family protein; translation: MSMTGECFCGDIKYKINGTLHDARSCHCSRCRKAFSAQASAYALVKEGEFEWLSGEDKLTSYVGEHGFGLQFCSKCGSTLTGVFNGEVHGVTLGCINGDPEISLSRHIYVGSKSTWELIADGVPQYEEAPPRDA
- a CDS encoding GNAT family N-acetyltransferase translates to MKLVQLSPIQFEHILVGEPTFSHMDDAIPPNHVLIRAWEQYQNAVDVMWALPYFIEVEGEVVGSCGFKYAPKDDGVEIGYNVAPRAQGMGIATSAVKALNKIAFHSGIINHTKALISKDNMASLNVIKKNGFVYKGIVVDSDGEQLEYWELSQPLYSVINNGDT
- a CDS encoding TM2 domain-containing protein yields the protein MTETSNQKNRIFALVLGMFLGVLGADRFYLGKKKSAILKMVTLGGLGLWWFIDNAMLMIDAFLYTLGKDTGMVKDASGNHLKYGLSLYRYKNGQFERDWC
- a CDS encoding flavodoxin domain-containing protein — protein: MQPAIQNVYVVYGSVSGNAQELAAQLFSDSELTQRFDITLQELDEFEPSNLTTDSFVAFISSSFGDGEPPSNAENFWQIFQENTASLSFSYGVFGLGDTAYSNFCGFSKNLDDALSTRGAEKLINRVDSDLNYPALFEMWKSTLKAVLLNNDLQAGKDLDISVTSYGEHAAYPASLISASQISGTFPSLYRIHLSIEGSGIRYQPGDIVHLMLSNTESLLMPYADFFSLPVGEVETCLKDKEIARISKSAIRKVTQRFPNSDLKALLKNRNKVALMEYVKRHQFIDLLRDFYPPQTMSIMDFSELLNSVEPRTYSIASSQLADADALELCVREVWSDPENAEPTPGCSTAYLQSLNVGDSVPIFVRSNPHFHFDFNAPSILIATGAGIAPFIGYLQSRAQQKALAPCILFYGEKHEGEDYVYRDEIAHWLKTGVLQNCFVAFSRDQESKRYVQDSVKEQGDLVQNLIYQGANVYVCGRKQNLASQIEPMFNALQTSESSSSEANLYNKLVAEEKLHLDLF
- a CDS encoding PAS domain-containing protein, giving the protein MSQVTLNDQIMTAVHNAMVISKTDLEGNITYVNSLFCELTGYEEHELIGQPHSIVRVEQVSKAVYKDMWDTIKSGKIWTGIVPNKGKGGGIYVVDTSVQPVFDEKGEITEYISVRRVINDLMADFDAVEFSKEVYDEYYDEA
- a CDS encoding class I SAM-dependent methyltransferase yields the protein MNTVKGTQGYEQGVDAFAQASLNLKFEEVNQEFIPFLPRILSRVLDVGSGVGQNSAALSRLGYQVVSVEPLQVFLDIAQKYPSISRLLGYSQP
- a CDS encoding CAP domain-containing protein, translating into MLYGVKTGTLLAVSLSILAGCGSDNSSSTSTGGQTTNPPTTQPPTTQPPTTQPPTTQPPTTKPTKPTKPPIEQEAFAKEMLEVINEYRASSQVCGGRSMPAVAPLTWNTQLTEAAHVHSSNMANYNFFDHDGLDGKKPADRAKDVGYAGNYVGENISAGRTNIHDVMAGWMSSKGHCENIMRAGFKEVGAAMVENSDAKYRYYWTQVFGAAK